The following proteins come from a genomic window of Sorghum bicolor cultivar BTx623 chromosome 3, Sorghum_bicolor_NCBIv3, whole genome shotgun sequence:
- the LOC8072368 gene encoding uncharacterized protein LOC8072368 isoform X2, translating into MVLGTLEDVFKSEMLFSLSRLSSKSIILFPDQVDLLLLFMDHDSSSVKSVALKCMRFMFRRNTCHFPVIRTVFGRLLPLIDDEDFPLDCKSDVLRILQKMLCSKASSNHHANGSELSKLLLAAESSLDSSLEIQGTALEILVEIFCILKEVRSNNISVLKGSSFAYAEWQGAMNNIPLTEENSMNGPLCRIITMIVNHIISLVNEVASRNTCLSSEVDKACKTPFRLMLKLVSCYPSAAAVALDILKSLAKELFLINGSDYSEVSVTSAEPFQTSVALEELNTSDDNVQLLATSIEASCTETDIGNGKLDLIKFDCKNRKSIMNDLIHCTLKFANACHEVLCETSGAKSNSHESIKGLIKYVHQDAPQHWSTYESFHLVMCACVTRNTCKISGGNNESGDSKEHRNTLFAPSVWITQELCALRMTKMLIKKQKYWEAYKSSMYCCRKGLWFTASFVFRKLADGFKADSFSFWLKSLLLLSAGEIEMKLLLFPSATVKLVGELKMEGDFSEDLYCTETDADSTLSRSSELHGFRAKISDICGRTLLANNALASSASSDHDFLFQRWFISLRSSFLEVLTNVLDILSAHSSYEARGDHLTLSGEFIKDQALALDHCSLRLSDLAKSYDLLAASHMDLDRHSSSSISRLAFMCSLLAFCTTYSVYFPKACNYVESCKLPKRFSHASILQDLHGRVDGSDWQVVSQLRQFMPTSFDELDSLQSSTRINGSCNLEKDLYSLYHFAVASLLAVCGSAEAEQIQNGEDCLSALQGGLQVLSSILQKYLEFPFVVPKYFFRVRPCLGAELYMFGSNPVNEKGMSIEPGSLLSLTLCMKWKRMLERSAIRAVKLYCILATSLETCLDAAGTRSKQFDPRRTTEMVELNSKLLQYIKSDLRKAKNETKNSHCGMDMVTAFACFEPTDSGQGFSGCLLDVSSFPEGSYQIKWHACCLDENGSYFSLLPLNDGSIFSIRKS; encoded by the exons ATGGTTCTAGGCACACTGGAAGATGTCTTCAAATCTGAAATGCTCTTTTCGCTCTCAAGATTGTCATCTAAGTCGATCATTTTGTTTCCTGACCAG GTGGATTTACTTTTACTGTTTATGGATCATGATTCATCTTCTGTGAAGTCTGTGGCGTTAAAATGTATGCGTTTTATGTTTCGCAGAAATACCTGCCATTTTCCAGTTATCAGGACTGTTTTTGGCAGATTGTTGCCACTAATTGATGATGAGGATTTTCCACTTGACTGTAAGAGCGATGTGTTAAGGATTCTACAGAAG ATGTTATGCAGTAAAGCGTCAAGTAATCATCATGCCAATGGTTCTGAGTTATCTAAGCTTCTTCTAGCCGCTGAAAGTTCTTTAGATTCTTCTTTGGAGATACAAGGTACCGCTCTGGAAATTCTTGTGGAAATCTTTTGTATTCTCAAGGAAGTGAGGTCAAATAACATATCAGTTCTTAAGGGTTCATCATTTGCATATGCTGAGTGGCAAGGAGCAATGAACAACATACCATTAACTGAAGAAAATAGTATGAACGGACCTCTGTGTAGGATAATTACAATGATTGTGAATCATATTATATCTCTGGTCAATGAAGTTGCTAGCAGAAATACCTGCTTATCATCTGAAGTGGATAAGGCATGCAAAACTCCTTTCAGACTTATGCTGAAGCTTGTTTCATGCTACCCTTCTGCTGCTGCTGTAGCTCTTGATATACTGAAAAGCCTTGCAAAAGAACTGTTTCTAATTAATGGAAGTGATTACTCTGAAGTTTCTGTTACTTCTGCTGAACCATTCCAGACAAGTGTTGCCCTTGAAGAATTGAACACTTCAGATGACAATGTTCAACTGTTAGCTACAAGCATTGAAGCTTCCTGCACTGAAACAGATATTGGCAATGGAAAACTGGATCTTATCAAATTTGATTGCAAGAATAGAAAGTCCATAATGAATGACCTAATTCATTGCACGCTCAAATTTGCAAATGCTTGTCATGAGGTGCTCTGTGAAACATCTGGTGCTAAATCTAATTCTCATGAGAGCATCAAGGGTCTAATCAAGTATGTGCATCAGGATGCCCCTCAGCACTGGAGCACATATGAATCCTTCCATTTGGTAATGTGTGCTTGTGTTACCCGGAATACTTGTAAAATTAGTGGTGGTAATAATGAATCTGGTGATTCAAAAGAGCATCGTAATACACTTTTCGCTCCTTCTGTTTGgataactcaggaattatgcgCACTTCGAATGACCAAAATGCTTATAAAGAAGCAGAAATACTGGGAAGCTTATAAGTCTTCTATGTACTGTTGTCGTAAAGGTCTCTGGTTCACAGCTTCTTTTGTCTTCAGAAAACTGGCAGATGGTTTTAAAGCAGACTCTTTCAGTTTTTGGCTCAAATCGTTGCTGCTACTTTCTGCTGGTGAAATTGAGATGAAACTATTGCTTTTTCCCTCAGCAACTGTAAAGTTAGTAGGTGAGTTAAAAATGGAGGGTGATTTTAGTGAGGATCTTTACTGTACTGAAACAGATGCCGATAGCACCCTCAGTAGATCATCAGAGTTGCATGGTTTCCGAGCAAAGATATCTGATATTTGTGGCAGAACATTATTAGCAAATAATGCTCTTGCATCCAGTGCTTCTTCAGATCATGACTTCTTATTCCAGAGGTGGTTCATCAGCCTTAGATCATCATTTCTTGAGGTCCTAACAAATGTTCTTGATATCCTTAGTGCACACTCTTCTTATGAAGCAAGAGGAGACCATTTAACTTTATCTGGAGAGTTTATCAAAGACCAAGCACTTGCTTTGGATCATTGCTCTCTAAGATTAAGTGACTTGGCAAAGAGTTATGATCTTCTTGCCGCATCCCATATGGACCTGGATCGACATAGCTCAAGTAGTATATCCAGGCTTGCTTTCATGTGCTCACTTTTGGCATTTTGTACCACATATTCTGTTTATTTCCCAAAGGCATGTAACTACGTAGAGTCCTGCAAGCTTCCAAAAAGGTTTTCTCATGCTTCAATCCTACAAGATCTGCATGGAAGAGTAGATGGGTCTGACTGGCAGGTTGTTTCCCAGCTGCGACAGTTCATGCCCACTTCTTTTGATGAACTTGACAGCTTACAGTCCAGCACACGGATCAATGGTTCATGTAATCTGGAGAAGGATTTGTATTCTCTTTACCATTTTGCTGTGGCATCTTTGCTTGCTGTATGTGGTAGTGCTGAAGCTGAACAAATACAAAATGGAGAGGATTGTTTATCTGCTTTGCAAGGAGGGTTGCAAGTGTTGTCCAGCATCTTGCAGAAGTATTTGGAATTTCCTTTCGTGGTTCCCAAGTACTTTTTCAGAGTAAG GCCTTGCCTTGGTGCCGAACTTTACATGTTTGGTTCGAATCCTGTGAATGAAAAAGGAATGTCAATAGAGCCTGGTTCCCTATTGTCTCTAACCCTCTGCATGAAGTGGAAGCGCATGTTAGAAAGAAGCGCCATTCGCGCCGTGAAATTGTACTGCATTCTAGCCACAAGCTTAGAGACCTGCCTGGACGCAGCAGGAACGAGAAGCAAGCAGTTTGATCCACGTAGGACCACTGAAATGGTCGAACTGAATTCCAAGCTGCTGCAGTACATAAAGAGTGATCTGAGGAAGGCCAAGAATGAAACGAAGAATTCCCATTGTGGCATGGACATGGTGACTGCCTTTGCCTGCTTTGAACCAACCGATAGTGGGCAGGGGTTCTCAGGCTGCCTGCTGGATGTCTCCTCGTTCCCTGAAGGCTCGTATCAGATAAAGTGGCACGCGTGCTGTCTCGACGAGAATGGGTCCTACTTTAGCCTCCTGCCGCTGAACGATGGTTCCATCTTCTCTATCCGGAAGTCCTGA
- the LOC8072368 gene encoding uncharacterized protein LOC8072368 isoform X1 produces MELERIPAASAMDWSIDLDRGLRSRQPATRVRAVDAAGPRLRQLCTCATAPAPVASAYGVLPGEARVFAETMLLRLATEFRTADGAMRVRIVRTLLNTSTGPGVLAGACVAEPDQLLRRVKAVYDTGNKRDRALALRVFGCFADIAKDSVHVRSLILSSLGAPSPLEVKAAIFAAGCICHLSEDFSRIILELFRRLICSQTSEPQVIMAAIKAFWKLDCTLAVIHRVHEVGKQMVLGTLEDVFKSEMLFSLSRLSSKSIILFPDQVDLLLLFMDHDSSSVKSVALKCMRFMFRRNTCHFPVIRTVFGRLLPLIDDEDFPLDCKSDVLRILQKMLCSKASSNHHANGSELSKLLLAAESSLDSSLEIQGTALEILVEIFCILKEVRSNNISVLKGSSFAYAEWQGAMNNIPLTEENSMNGPLCRIITMIVNHIISLVNEVASRNTCLSSEVDKACKTPFRLMLKLVSCYPSAAAVALDILKSLAKELFLINGSDYSEVSVTSAEPFQTSVALEELNTSDDNVQLLATSIEASCTETDIGNGKLDLIKFDCKNRKSIMNDLIHCTLKFANACHEVLCETSGAKSNSHESIKGLIKYVHQDAPQHWSTYESFHLVMCACVTRNTCKISGGNNESGDSKEHRNTLFAPSVWITQELCALRMTKMLIKKQKYWEAYKSSMYCCRKGLWFTASFVFRKLADGFKADSFSFWLKSLLLLSAGEIEMKLLLFPSATVKLVGELKMEGDFSEDLYCTETDADSTLSRSSELHGFRAKISDICGRTLLANNALASSASSDHDFLFQRWFISLRSSFLEVLTNVLDILSAHSSYEARGDHLTLSGEFIKDQALALDHCSLRLSDLAKSYDLLAASHMDLDRHSSSSISRLAFMCSLLAFCTTYSVYFPKACNYVESCKLPKRFSHASILQDLHGRVDGSDWQVVSQLRQFMPTSFDELDSLQSSTRINGSCNLEKDLYSLYHFAVASLLAVCGSAEAEQIQNGEDCLSALQGGLQVLSSILQKYLEFPFVVPKYFFRVRPCLGAELYMFGSNPVNEKGMSIEPGSLLSLTLCMKWKRMLERSAIRAVKLYCILATSLETCLDAAGTRSKQFDPRRTTEMVELNSKLLQYIKSDLRKAKNETKNSHCGMDMVTAFACFEPTDSGQGFSGCLLDVSSFPEGSYQIKWHACCLDENGSYFSLLPLNDGSIFSIRKS; encoded by the exons atgGAGTTGGAGCGGATTCCAGCGGCGTCCGCCATGGACTGGAGCATCGACCTCGACAGGGGCCTCCGCTCCCGCCAACCAG CAACGCGCGTCCGCGCCGTCGACGCCGCCGGCCCACGCCTCCGCCAGCTCTGCACTTGCGCCACCGCCCCCGCGCCCGTCGCCTCCGCGTACGGCGTCCTGCCCGGGGAGGCGCGCGTCTTCGCGGAGACCATGCTCCTCCGCCTCGCCACTGAGTTCAGGACCGCCGACGGCGCCATGCGGGTCCGCATCGTCAGGACTCTCCTCAACACCTCCACGGGGCCAGGGGTGCTAGCCGGGGCGTGCGTCGCGGAGCCCGACCAGCTGCTCAGGAGGGTGAAGGCGGTCTACGACACGGGGAACAAACGGGACAGGGCGCTTGCACTGCGCGTGTTCGGGTGCTTCGCCGACATCGCCAAGGACAGCGTGCACGTCCGCTCTCTCATACTTTCCAGCTTGGGTGCTCCCAGTCCTTTGGAG GTCAAGGCAGCAATTTTTGCAGCTGGCTGCATTTGTCATCTGTCAGAGGACTTCTCAAGGATCATTCTTGAATTGTTCAGAAGATTGATATGTTCTCAGACATCAGAGCCACAAGTTATCATGGCAGCAATTAAGGCTTTCTGGAAGCTTGATTGTACGTTGGCTGTTATCCATAGAGTTCATGAG GTTGGAAAACAGATGGTTCTAGGCACACTGGAAGATGTCTTCAAATCTGAAATGCTCTTTTCGCTCTCAAGATTGTCATCTAAGTCGATCATTTTGTTTCCTGACCAG GTGGATTTACTTTTACTGTTTATGGATCATGATTCATCTTCTGTGAAGTCTGTGGCGTTAAAATGTATGCGTTTTATGTTTCGCAGAAATACCTGCCATTTTCCAGTTATCAGGACTGTTTTTGGCAGATTGTTGCCACTAATTGATGATGAGGATTTTCCACTTGACTGTAAGAGCGATGTGTTAAGGATTCTACAGAAG ATGTTATGCAGTAAAGCGTCAAGTAATCATCATGCCAATGGTTCTGAGTTATCTAAGCTTCTTCTAGCCGCTGAAAGTTCTTTAGATTCTTCTTTGGAGATACAAGGTACCGCTCTGGAAATTCTTGTGGAAATCTTTTGTATTCTCAAGGAAGTGAGGTCAAATAACATATCAGTTCTTAAGGGTTCATCATTTGCATATGCTGAGTGGCAAGGAGCAATGAACAACATACCATTAACTGAAGAAAATAGTATGAACGGACCTCTGTGTAGGATAATTACAATGATTGTGAATCATATTATATCTCTGGTCAATGAAGTTGCTAGCAGAAATACCTGCTTATCATCTGAAGTGGATAAGGCATGCAAAACTCCTTTCAGACTTATGCTGAAGCTTGTTTCATGCTACCCTTCTGCTGCTGCTGTAGCTCTTGATATACTGAAAAGCCTTGCAAAAGAACTGTTTCTAATTAATGGAAGTGATTACTCTGAAGTTTCTGTTACTTCTGCTGAACCATTCCAGACAAGTGTTGCCCTTGAAGAATTGAACACTTCAGATGACAATGTTCAACTGTTAGCTACAAGCATTGAAGCTTCCTGCACTGAAACAGATATTGGCAATGGAAAACTGGATCTTATCAAATTTGATTGCAAGAATAGAAAGTCCATAATGAATGACCTAATTCATTGCACGCTCAAATTTGCAAATGCTTGTCATGAGGTGCTCTGTGAAACATCTGGTGCTAAATCTAATTCTCATGAGAGCATCAAGGGTCTAATCAAGTATGTGCATCAGGATGCCCCTCAGCACTGGAGCACATATGAATCCTTCCATTTGGTAATGTGTGCTTGTGTTACCCGGAATACTTGTAAAATTAGTGGTGGTAATAATGAATCTGGTGATTCAAAAGAGCATCGTAATACACTTTTCGCTCCTTCTGTTTGgataactcaggaattatgcgCACTTCGAATGACCAAAATGCTTATAAAGAAGCAGAAATACTGGGAAGCTTATAAGTCTTCTATGTACTGTTGTCGTAAAGGTCTCTGGTTCACAGCTTCTTTTGTCTTCAGAAAACTGGCAGATGGTTTTAAAGCAGACTCTTTCAGTTTTTGGCTCAAATCGTTGCTGCTACTTTCTGCTGGTGAAATTGAGATGAAACTATTGCTTTTTCCCTCAGCAACTGTAAAGTTAGTAGGTGAGTTAAAAATGGAGGGTGATTTTAGTGAGGATCTTTACTGTACTGAAACAGATGCCGATAGCACCCTCAGTAGATCATCAGAGTTGCATGGTTTCCGAGCAAAGATATCTGATATTTGTGGCAGAACATTATTAGCAAATAATGCTCTTGCATCCAGTGCTTCTTCAGATCATGACTTCTTATTCCAGAGGTGGTTCATCAGCCTTAGATCATCATTTCTTGAGGTCCTAACAAATGTTCTTGATATCCTTAGTGCACACTCTTCTTATGAAGCAAGAGGAGACCATTTAACTTTATCTGGAGAGTTTATCAAAGACCAAGCACTTGCTTTGGATCATTGCTCTCTAAGATTAAGTGACTTGGCAAAGAGTTATGATCTTCTTGCCGCATCCCATATGGACCTGGATCGACATAGCTCAAGTAGTATATCCAGGCTTGCTTTCATGTGCTCACTTTTGGCATTTTGTACCACATATTCTGTTTATTTCCCAAAGGCATGTAACTACGTAGAGTCCTGCAAGCTTCCAAAAAGGTTTTCTCATGCTTCAATCCTACAAGATCTGCATGGAAGAGTAGATGGGTCTGACTGGCAGGTTGTTTCCCAGCTGCGACAGTTCATGCCCACTTCTTTTGATGAACTTGACAGCTTACAGTCCAGCACACGGATCAATGGTTCATGTAATCTGGAGAAGGATTTGTATTCTCTTTACCATTTTGCTGTGGCATCTTTGCTTGCTGTATGTGGTAGTGCTGAAGCTGAACAAATACAAAATGGAGAGGATTGTTTATCTGCTTTGCAAGGAGGGTTGCAAGTGTTGTCCAGCATCTTGCAGAAGTATTTGGAATTTCCTTTCGTGGTTCCCAAGTACTTTTTCAGAGTAAG GCCTTGCCTTGGTGCCGAACTTTACATGTTTGGTTCGAATCCTGTGAATGAAAAAGGAATGTCAATAGAGCCTGGTTCCCTATTGTCTCTAACCCTCTGCATGAAGTGGAAGCGCATGTTAGAAAGAAGCGCCATTCGCGCCGTGAAATTGTACTGCATTCTAGCCACAAGCTTAGAGACCTGCCTGGACGCAGCAGGAACGAGAAGCAAGCAGTTTGATCCACGTAGGACCACTGAAATGGTCGAACTGAATTCCAAGCTGCTGCAGTACATAAAGAGTGATCTGAGGAAGGCCAAGAATGAAACGAAGAATTCCCATTGTGGCATGGACATGGTGACTGCCTTTGCCTGCTTTGAACCAACCGATAGTGGGCAGGGGTTCTCAGGCTGCCTGCTGGATGTCTCCTCGTTCCCTGAAGGCTCGTATCAGATAAAGTGGCACGCGTGCTGTCTCGACGAGAATGGGTCCTACTTTAGCCTCCTGCCGCTGAACGATGGTTCCATCTTCTCTATCCGGAAGTCCTGA